In Erpetoichthys calabaricus chromosome 2, fErpCal1.3, whole genome shotgun sequence, a genomic segment contains:
- the LOC114669466 gene encoding tubulin alpha-8 chain-like isoform X1, translating into MGNACWELYCLEHGIQPDGQMASEKPAVGGDSSYDTFFCETGAGKLNPRAIFVDLEPTVIDEVRKGTYRRLFHPEQLITGKEDAANNYARGHYTIGRDIIESVLDRIRKLANQCTGLQGFLIFHSLGGGTGSGFASLLMERLSIDYGKKSKLEFAIYPAPQVSTAVVEPYNTVLTTHSTLEHSDCAFMVDNEAIYDICRRNLDIERPTYTNLNRLIGQIVSSITASLRFDGALNVDLTEFQTNLVPYPRIHFPLVSYSPVISAEKAYHEQPSVAEITCSCFEPTNQMVKCDPRHGKYMACCLLYRGDVVPKDVNAAIAAIKTKRAIQFVDWCPTGFKVGVNHQPPTVVPGSDQAKVQRAVCMLSNTTAIAEAWARLDHKFDLMYAKRAFVHWYVGEGMEEGEFSEARDDLAALERDYEEAGIDSVHSTCEEKEY; encoded by the exons ATGGGCAATGCCTGTTGGGAGCTGTATTGTCTGGAGCATGGCATCCAGCCAGATGGGCAAATGGCTAGTGAGAAGCCTGCTGTAGGTGGGGACAGCTCCTATGACACCTTCTTCTGTGAGACAGGAGCCGGAAAGCTTAATCCTAGAGccatctttgtggacttggaaccCACAGTAATTG ATGAGGTACGCAAAGGAACGTATCGACGTTTGTTCCATCCAGAGCAACTCATCACGGGCAAGGAGGATGCTGCTAATAATTATGCCCGGGGACACTACACCATTGGCAGGGATATCATCGAATCAGTTCTTGACCGTATTCGAAAGCTG GCTAACCAGTGCACTGGGCTACAGGGTTTCTTGATCTTTCACAGTCTGGGGGGAGGTACAGGCTCTGGTTTTGCCTCTCTGCTCATGGAGAGGTTGTCTATCGACTATGGGAAGAAAAGCAAATTGGAGTTTGCAATTTACCCAGCTCCTCAG GTCTCTACAGCAGTGGTGGAGCCCTACAACACAGTTTTGACCACACATTCCACCTTGGAGCACTCAGATTGCGCCTTTATGGTTGATAATGAAGCTATTTATGACATATGCAGGAGAAACCTGGACATTGAGCGTCCCACTTATACCAATCTCAATCGGCTCATTGGCCAAATCGTATCTTCTATTACTGCTTCCTTACGTTTTGACGGTGCCTTGAATGTGGATCTGACAGAGTTTCAAACCAACTTGGTTCCATATCCCCGTATCCACTTTCCCTTAGTGTCTTATTCCCCAGTTATATCTGCAGAAAAGGCTTATCATGAGCAGCCTTCAGTAGCTGAAATCACATGCTCCTGCTTTGAGCCAACCAATCAGATGGTAAAGTGTGACCCTCGCCACGGCAAGTACATGGCCTGCTGCTTACTGTACCGTGGTGATGTAGTGCCTAAGGATGTGAATGCTGCCATTGCTGCAATCAAGACCAAGAGGGCCATCCAGTTTGTAGACTGGTGTCCCACTGGATTCAAG gtGGGTGTCAATCACCAGCCACCAACCGTGGTGCCTGGCAGTGACCAGGCCAAGGTGCAGCGTGCTGTCTGCATGCTAAGCAACACTACTGCAATTGCAGAGGCTTGGGCCCGATTAGACCACAAGTTTGACCTGATGTATGCAAAACGAGCATTTGTGCATTGGTACGTAGGGGAAGGCATGGAAGAAGGTGAGTTTTCAGAGGCCAGGGATGACCTGGCGGCCCTGGAGAGGGATTATGAAGAGGCAGGTATTGACTCTGTGCACAGCACATGTGaggaaaaagaat
- the LOC114669466 gene encoding tubulin alpha chain, testis-specific-like isoform X2, protein MGNACWELYCLEHGIQPDGQMASEKPAVGGDSSYDTFFCETGAGKLNPRAIFVDLEPTVIDEVRKGTYRRLFHPEQLITGKEDAANNYARGHYTIGRDIIESVLDRIRKLANQCTGLQGFLIFHSLGGGTGSGFASLLMERLSIDYGKKSKLEFAIYPAPQVSTAVVEPYNTVLTTHSTLEHSDCAFMVDNEAIYDICRRNLDIERPTYTNLNRLIGQIVSSITASLRFDGALNVDLTEFQTNLVPYPRIHFPLVSYSPVISAEKAYHEQPSVAEITCSCFEPTNQMVKCDPRHGKYMACCLLYRGDVVPKDVNAAIAAIKTKRAIQFVDWCPTGFKVGVNHQPPTVVPGSDQAKVQRAVCMLSNTTAIAEAWARLDHKFDLMYAKRAFVHWYVGEGMEEGEFSEARDDLAALERDYEEAGIDSV, encoded by the exons ATGGGCAATGCCTGTTGGGAGCTGTATTGTCTGGAGCATGGCATCCAGCCAGATGGGCAAATGGCTAGTGAGAAGCCTGCTGTAGGTGGGGACAGCTCCTATGACACCTTCTTCTGTGAGACAGGAGCCGGAAAGCTTAATCCTAGAGccatctttgtggacttggaaccCACAGTAATTG ATGAGGTACGCAAAGGAACGTATCGACGTTTGTTCCATCCAGAGCAACTCATCACGGGCAAGGAGGATGCTGCTAATAATTATGCCCGGGGACACTACACCATTGGCAGGGATATCATCGAATCAGTTCTTGACCGTATTCGAAAGCTG GCTAACCAGTGCACTGGGCTACAGGGTTTCTTGATCTTTCACAGTCTGGGGGGAGGTACAGGCTCTGGTTTTGCCTCTCTGCTCATGGAGAGGTTGTCTATCGACTATGGGAAGAAAAGCAAATTGGAGTTTGCAATTTACCCAGCTCCTCAG GTCTCTACAGCAGTGGTGGAGCCCTACAACACAGTTTTGACCACACATTCCACCTTGGAGCACTCAGATTGCGCCTTTATGGTTGATAATGAAGCTATTTATGACATATGCAGGAGAAACCTGGACATTGAGCGTCCCACTTATACCAATCTCAATCGGCTCATTGGCCAAATCGTATCTTCTATTACTGCTTCCTTACGTTTTGACGGTGCCTTGAATGTGGATCTGACAGAGTTTCAAACCAACTTGGTTCCATATCCCCGTATCCACTTTCCCTTAGTGTCTTATTCCCCAGTTATATCTGCAGAAAAGGCTTATCATGAGCAGCCTTCAGTAGCTGAAATCACATGCTCCTGCTTTGAGCCAACCAATCAGATGGTAAAGTGTGACCCTCGCCACGGCAAGTACATGGCCTGCTGCTTACTGTACCGTGGTGATGTAGTGCCTAAGGATGTGAATGCTGCCATTGCTGCAATCAAGACCAAGAGGGCCATCCAGTTTGTAGACTGGTGTCCCACTGGATTCAAG gtGGGTGTCAATCACCAGCCACCAACCGTGGTGCCTGGCAGTGACCAGGCCAAGGTGCAGCGTGCTGTCTGCATGCTAAGCAACACTACTGCAATTGCAGAGGCTTGGGCCCGATTAGACCACAAGTTTGACCTGATGTATGCAAAACGAGCATTTGTGCATTGGTACGTAGGGGAAGGCATGGAAGAAGGTGAGTTTTCAGAGGCCAGGGATGACCTGGCGGCCCTGGAGAGGGATTATGAAGAGGCAGGTATTGACTCTGT